Genomic segment of Dehalococcoidales bacterium:
CCTCGCTATCTATCTGCTCCACGAAGACCCAGACACCATGGTACTCCTTCAGCCTGGCCCTAATCCGTGTCTCCTCCTCGTCCACCTCCTCAACTTCAGGTTCCGCCTCGGCAACCCCTTTTTTGGCAAGCTCATCCAGTATCTTCTGCTGCTCCGGTGTGAAATAAATCTCAATTGCATCGGACGGGCAAATACGAACACAGCGCTGGCAGCCGGTACATTTCTCGATATCGAAGACCGGTTCACCGGCGTCGTTCATCGTTATCGCTTCGACCTTGCAGGTGCTCTCACAGCGGGCGCCACAGGCAATGCACTTGCCGGGTATCAGTCGGGCAATGCCCAGAGGTTTCTTTACCTTCTTTTTCTTCTGTTCCATATACCCTACCTTTACGGAGAAACTATATCTTTACTGACCAGAGTATCAACGAGTAGCCGGGCAGCTTCTCCAGGTTCGTTCATCCCGTCACCGAGTATCTCACCCTTGACTCTTTCCGGTGAGAAGATGCGTCGCACCTGAGTAGGCGAACCCTTCAGACCGATAGCCGTTTCGTCGAGTTGCATTACCTTGTTGTCCCACAGCGCGACTTCAGCCTCTTCAGCCGTGAGCCGCATCGGAACCGTGGGGTAACGGGGGCGGTTAATCTCCCGGACCACGGTCAGCACCGCGGGCAGCGCTGCCTCCACGATTTCATGGCGTCCCTCCAGCTTGCGCCTGACCACCACCTTCCGCGCCTCAACGTCCACGCTCCTGACCTGGTCGACCAGCGTAAGCTGCGTATATCCGCACCTGCTGGCGATACCAGGGCCTACCTGGGCAGTATCACCGTCAATTGTCTGCTTGCCGCAGATAACCATGGCCACTTCTTCCTCCTGGGCAAGCCTCTTTACCGCCTCGGCAATAACCATACTGGTAGCCAGCGTATCGGCACCACCGA
This window contains:
- a CDS encoding electron transfer flavoprotein subunit beta/FixA family protein, with the translated sequence MLVVACVKQVPDTTQVKIDPETGTLIREGVPFIINPFDTHALEESLRLKDEYGFRVAAISMGPPNTEVTLRKTLALGVDRAILLSDRVFGGADTLATSMVIAEAVKRLAQEEEVAMVICGKQTIDGDTAQVGPGIASRCGYTQLTLVDQVRSVDVEARKVVVRRKLEGRHEIVEAALPAVLTVVREINRPRYPTVPMRLTAEEAEVALWDNKVMQLDETAIGLKGSPTQVRRIFSPERVKGEILGDGMNEPGEAARLLVDTLVSKDIVSP